AAGCCGGGTTCGAGGCGATACGAGTCGAATCGGACGAAGAGAGTGAGGCGTTCATCAGCGAGTGGGACGCGGACCGAGACGTGAGTGAATACGTGGTCTCGGCGACCATCGAAGCGGTCAAGCCGACCTGACTCGGTCTCTCGCGCCTCCGGCAAACCGACGTACTGTTGGTCTGCCGTGCGCTCGGTCGCGTTCGCCAACGTACTCGTCAAACCAGCGTACGGCCTCCACGCCCGTCTGGATAGCGACGAGCCGAACGCATCCGCGTGAGCGCGGTCACTCGTCGTCTGGGTGGGTGACTTCGAGCTCGAAATTGTCCCTGGGATACGCAACGCACGTCAAAAGCCATCCTGCCTCGATCTGGTCCTCGTCGAGGAACTGGTTCCCGTCGTGGGTGACTACCTCGTTGGCATCGCCGTCGTACTTCCCAGTACACTGTCCACATCTGCCCACTTCACACGCATACGGAATGTCGACACCGGCGTCGAGTGCGGGGTACAGCAGTTTCTCGTCTTCGGATATCTCGACCTCGGTCCGTTCGTCTCGGTCGAGAAATACCACGGTGTACGAGGGGGCGTCGCTCTCACCGTCACCGAGACATCCGGCGAGCACGGTGACGCCGACACCACCCATCGTAGTCAGCAGACGGCGACGTTCCTCGTCGGGCAGGTCTCGAGAGGGTACAGCGCTCGTCGTCGGGACGCTCGACGCTCGGCACGCATTGGAGTTCTGTCGTTCGTCCATACCGTTGAGAGAGACGAGGCATCTGCATAAGTCATGGTGTCACAGCTCATGGTACACAAGAACATAGTACGGTGGCCGTCAAGAGGTCTCCATGTACGACCGAATACTCGTTCCGACCGACGGAAGCCCATCTGCAGAAGCCGCCGCTCGCCATGGACTCGTGATCGCAAAGGCAGTCGACGCGTCCGTTCACGTCATCAGCGTCGCTGGTGAGACCGAACGCACCGAGCGACTCGCGGAGGCACAGGCTAGAGACGCCATCTCGAAACTCGAGGAACTCATCGAGCAGGAATCAGACCGTTCCTGCCACTCAGCCCTCGAGTACGGGAGTCCGTACGAAGCGATCTTATCCTACGCGTCAGAGAACGATATCGACCTCATCGTCATGGGCACTCACGGGCGACGTGGACTGAGTCGTGTCCTCCTCGGCAGTGTCACAGAGCGTGTGATCCGGTTGAGCAACGACCCCGTGTTAGCAGTGCCACCGCATGCAATCGGTCGAGAACGAGAGGGATACGATAAGATACTCGTCCCGACAGACGGGAGCCCCGGTGCGACTGCTGCGGTCGAACACGGAATAGCCATCGCAGAACGCTTGGGAGCCGCCGTACGCGTCCTCTGTGTGATCGAAGGTGAGAGGGGACTTCCACCGGTCGGTGACCCACTCCGTGACGAAGCGGTCGAGGTGCTCGAAGCAGTTTCGGAGCGTGCAGCGGACCGCAACGTCACCCTGACCACTCACGTGCAACCCGGGACACCCCACGAGGTGATCAACGAGTTCGTCAGTGCGCATGGAATAGACCTCATCACGATGGGGACACACGGGCGCTCGGGGATACGCCGGCATCTCCTTGGAAGCGTCACCGAGCGGGTCTTGCGCACGAGCGATGCGCCCGTCCTCACCGTCCGACAAGACACCGAATGAGAGTACCCGACTGCCGCTAATACGGGGCGAGAACGGATTCGGTCGACCGACCCGATGGACGTTCACTCACCGTTCCGTCCCATCGATTGTGTCCGGACGAGCCCTCACCGCATCGGCTCGATCTCATCTGCCGTTGTGTACCACTCGATCTCCGCCTATCGTTCGAGTTTCGTCAGCGAATCCGCTCGTAGTTCCGTCCCCGAGATATCACCTGCCGCGACCGCCTCGACGTGTTCGACGAGCTGCTCGGCAGCAAGCACCTCGGGGATAGCAACGTATAGCGCTCCCCGCTCCAGTAGCTCACGGGCCGTCGAAACCGTT
This is a stretch of genomic DNA from Salinigranum halophilum. It encodes these proteins:
- a CDS encoding 2Fe-2S iron-sulfur cluster-binding protein; amino-acid sequence: MDERQNSNACRASSVPTTSAVPSRDLPDEERRRLLTTMGGVGVTVLAGCLGDGESDAPSYTVVFLDRDERTEVEISEDEKLLYPALDAGVDIPYACEVGRCGQCTGKYDGDANEVVTHDGNQFLDEDQIEAGWLLTCVAYPRDNFELEVTHPDDE
- a CDS encoding universal stress protein; the protein is MYDRILVPTDGSPSAEAAARHGLVIAKAVDASVHVISVAGETERTERLAEAQARDAISKLEELIEQESDRSCHSALEYGSPYEAILSYASENDIDLIVMGTHGRRGLSRVLLGSVTERVIRLSNDPVLAVPPHAIGREREGYDKILVPTDGSPGATAAVEHGIAIAERLGAAVRVLCVIEGERGLPPVGDPLRDEAVEVLEAVSERAADRNVTLTTHVQPGTPHEVINEFVSAHGIDLITMGTHGRSGIRRHLLGSVTERVLRTSDAPVLTVRQDTE